GTATAGCTACGGCCCGTATCCGCACCTGGTTCGTTTACATATCATTTCTCACAATGGGTTCCCCATTGATCGTTTACTTTGTTTTAGCGTTCTGGATGAACATGAAACGTTACATCTTATCCGGTCGTCGTAACCCGCTGAAATACCAATAGTCCTTTTGGTGTTTTTGTTTTAAGGCCACACTGATAATTGCCTGCACCGGTAGCGGCATCATTTAAAATTATTTCGGTGTTCCATCTAGACTACACTCATACCAATTATGAAGCGTTTGTGCACCATGTTGGACAGCGCCTCAATGTGCCTGTGATCAATAATGAGATCCAGTTCCCACAGGATACTGCAACAGGCACTTTTACCTATGTGGTCCTGCCCAACGGGCTCGAGGCCACCCTCATCAATTGTGTGCTCAACGACGACTGGCTGATCCATCGGAAAAAGATAGCCGAAGAGTTCTATGTACTGCGGGTAGATATGCTCACGGTGCCGGGTACCCTTGTTGTGACCATCGATGAGGACAAGGTGAAAGACATGAACACTTCCAAATCCATCGCCTACCTGACCAGTTCCCTGTTCGACTGGAGCTACTATAGTACCAAGGGCACCACCTATGTGGGGGTATCCATCCTGTTCAATAAGGAGTGGCTGGCCAGGTACCTTGACCTCGAGACGGCCGAGAATGTGCTCTCCACCTATATCTCACTGAAGGCGGAGAACATCAATATCGTTCCGCTCGATAACAAGTTCCGGCAATGGATGCAAACTGTTATGGAAGTGGAGCAGGATAATCCCCTCCGGCTAACCATCATCCAGAACCGAATCATGCTGATGATCGAAAGGTTTTTCGCCATCATATATGAGAAAATGCACAACCCCGCCTTCCGCGTACCACTCAGTCAGGAAGACATCAACAGGGTGATGCAGGTGGAAGCCATTCTCACCAGAGACATCTACCAGAGCCCTCCGCCAATTTCACAACTGGCCAAAATGGTCAGCATCAGTGAATCCAAACTGAAGAAGGATTTCAAAGTGATGTACGGTTCGCCTATCTATGAATATTACCAGAAGGCCCGCATGCAGGCTGCGCAGGATAAACTGCTAACAGGTAAATATTCTGTTAAAGAAGTGGCGATGGAACTGGGCTATGCCAACCTCAGCAATTTCACTATCGCCTTCAAGAAAGCGTTCGGGGTGCTTCCGAGCAGACTTTTGTCAAAACAGGTATAGACATTAAAACAATTTTAACCGGCTGGTACACGTTGCGGGCATTCCTGTGACGCCTTCGGTTATACATTGCCCTGCGTGGGTGGTAGCTTTGCATCAGCAAACAAGAACCGAGAAAATCCAAAAGAAAAATCGAAAGGAAGTCCCGTTTTTGATCCATGAACGCTAGAAAAGCCTTCACCCTGAATCCCACCCAAGAAAGCGCGAGATACCTTTGAAAACATTACATAAAATCAGCCTCTGCAAAGAGGCTTTTTTTATTGTATCCGCTGCCGGTAGCATACGGCAGATCAGGGAACAATGCTTCAACTCAGGGCGAGCCCTACGGAAGAAAGCATAAAGAGAAAACTGAAAGATCTTTTTAAAAAAGCGCTTAGCTATCTCCGCTGTAGTTTGACACAGGAGCGGCCTGGATCTCTTCACCCGCAACATGAAAGTCCGCTGAACATTCTTAAGGCCATATGTCGTGCTCAGGCAATATCCTCCCGCGCCGGTTTGTTTTCCAGCCGGCCTTCATACCTGATTTGCGAAACCCTGCCTTGCAAAAACAAAATTGCGGTTGTCCTTCACTTTACCTGACCGATATGGCACAGTTTTAGCCTTACACATTTTGTTACAAAACATCCACATTATGAAAAAACTATGGTTTTTCGGGGCAGTGCTATGTTCCGTTTCAACCCTGATGCTGACCTCCTGTTCCGAAGACGATCCCGTTAATCAGACCGCACGCCTGGAAGTAAGACTCACAGACGATCCCGGCGACTACAAAGAAGTGAATATCGATATTGTGGATATTCAGATCAATATTACAGACAACGACAACAATGGCTGGCAAAGCCTGCCCAATGTCAGGAAAGGCATTTACAACCTGCTGGACCTGGTGAACGACAAAGACACGATGCTGGTGAATGCCGATATTCCGGCAGGCAGGGTACAACAGATCCGTCTGGTACTCGGGCCAAACAATACCATCAGATTGAATAATGGAACGGTTGAGCCTTTACAAACGCCCAGCGCGCAACAAAGCGGTCTCAAACTGAACATCCATCAAAATGTACTGGGAGGTATCCTGTATACCCTGGTGATGGACTTTGATGCGGCCCGATCCATTGTTACAACAGGAGGCGGTAAATATATTCTGAAACCTGTGATCAGAACAGTATTGAAAGAAGCCGGCGGCAGTATCGCAGGTGTGGTGGTGCCATATGATTTCCGTACAGCCGTTTTTGCTATTCAGGGAACGGATACTTTAGCCGGTACCCTCACAGATACCCTGGGTAATTATCTTATTCGCGGATTGGATCCGGGAAGTTACACGGTAGGCTATGCGCCAGGCAATGCAGATTATGATACACAAAACAAGGCTGGCGTTATTGTAACAACAGGACAAGTAACAAAGCTTGATACTGTGGTACTGGCGCATTAATAAAAATTGTGATTCAGATTTAAATGAATCAGGGCCATACTTCAAAAGAGGTATGGCCTCTTTTTTGTAGAGAATTTTTCCAGACCTGACTGCTACACGTATGGAAAAGCAAACTGACCTTCTACTGCTCGCCCGGTTCCGCCAGGGCGATGAGCAGGCTTTCAAACAAATCTTTGAGCGGTTTCACAAAGAGCTTGTGAGCTTTGCAACTTTTATTACCGGTCAGCAAACAGCAGCGCAGGACATCGTAATCGACGTCTTTCTCAAGATCCTTCCCAGGTCTGGCCAGTTCGCTTCAATAGAAAAGATAAGGTCATACTTATATGTGCTGGTGCGGCACGCGGCTTACGCCTTCAATGAACAAGAGGGCCGTATGAGAAAAAAACAACAGGAGTATTTCTACCTGCAGCAATCGGCCTCTGTTGATCCGGAGTCGCCCATGGATCAGGAAGAAATGATGGCCCGTACACTTCAGCAACTCTATGAGTACGTACAGCAACTTCCTCCACAGGAGAAAAAAGTATTCATAAGAAAGATCATTCAACGGCAATCCGTTGAAGAGATCGCTGCTGAGCTCAATATCTCTGCCAAGACCGTTTATAATCTCGCAGGTTCTGCCATTTCCCGCCTCCGGCAGTGGCTTGGGAATATGCCATATCCCGGCGCTTTGATCCTCATCAGCGCTTTTGTAGAATTATTTTCAGAAAAAAAGGAATTCTGACCGGGAATAAATTCCTTTTCACCCTTCTATATCCGGAAGACCGGAAAAAAACGATTCCACATGCAGGATAATCAACAAAAACAGCGGCTCATAGCATTGATGGTGAAGAAACTTTCCTCCACTATTACTGAAGAAGAACAGCTGGAATTACAGTATATGATGGATGAAGATCCTGCTGCCAGATCCTTTGCTGAGCAATTCGATCCGGCATTCGTGGCGCGGGAACTGGCCAGGAAAGATCATATCGATACGGCAACGGAATGGGAGAAACTCAGGCAGCTGGTGTTATCCGGCAACAAACAAACGCCTGTCCGCCGGATACTGGTAAGGGCAGCCGTGGCAGCTTCATTGATCATACTGGTAGCATCGGCTTTGTACCTGATGTTGAAAAAGAAAGATGAGATGCCTGCAAAACAAATTGCGCATACTGATGCCAGTCATATCCTGCCGCCGGATGGCAAAGCGATGCTCACCCTGGATAACGGGGAATCCATTGTGCTGGATAGCCTGAACAGTCAACACCTGGCACTGAAAGCACAGGGCGTGATTGCCATGAACGACCATGAACTGCAATACGGGGCAACAGGAGCGTCCGCCGTTGTATTCAATACGATCTCAACACCTAAGGGTTCATCCTATAAACTATTGTTGCCAGATGGTACCCGTGTATGGCTCAATAACGCATCATCCGTAAGATTCCCAACGGCCTTTACCGGGAAAAGCAGGGAGGTGACCACTTCAGGTGAGGCTTTTTTTGAAGTGGCGAAAGACAACAGCAAGCCCTTCATCGTTCAATCCAAAGAAGTAAAAATATTGGTACTTGGCACCAGTTTCAACCTGGAAGCATGGCCTGAGAAAAATTCCGTGAATGCCACACTCCTGGAAGGCGCTGTGCGCGTGGAAAACAAATCAGGCGCGGCATTGCTGAAACCTGGTCAACAGGCAAAAGTGGAAAATAATATCGCCGTGATCAACAATACGGATATTGATAAAGTGATAGCCTGGAAAGAGAACAGGTTCGTGTTCCGCGCCAATACAATCCATGAAGTAATGGACCAGCTGGCAAGATACTATGATCTCGAGGTAGCATATTCGGGGAATACCACATCTTCCCTGTTTGTGGGCAGTTTCATGCGAAGTGCACCATTATCGGAGATTCTGGAATTCCTGGAAAAAACAGGAGCCGTCCATTTCAAAATTGAAAACAGGAAAATAACTGTATTGCCATGAAAAATACTCTCTGTGTTGAGCAGCTGATTGCTCCTTAACCCCAACAATTCCCGCGGAAATGCGGCTGGTCTGTGTGATGGTAGTTGCAGATTGCAACTGCCCGGAAAAATATTTCAATAAAGCAGCTGTTGCCATGGGGTAACAACAGAACACTATTGGATCCGGCAAAGTCCCCAAAAGGCCGGAATGGAAATGTATTGTCTGAACCTTAAATATAGTATATGCATTACCGTTATTTTGCTCTGAAATTTGCTTTTATGCTGCTCCCTGCTTTTACAGGAACAGTATTGGCTCAAACCGCCGTATCCGCCAGGATCGGAACGGGCAACGATCAGGTTTACAGGATCGGCGACAAACTGCCCGACCTGCAATTCAAGAACCTCATCAATTACAGTGCTTCACAAACCAGTCTGAACGCGCACAAAGGAAAACTGGTCATCATTGACTTCTGGGAACAGGGTTGTTCCCTCTGCATGGAGATCTTTCCAAAAGTGCAAAAGTTGCAGGAAAAATATAAAGACAAAATGCAGTTCATCACAGTGACCAAACTGACTGATAAAAAACAGTTTGCCAGGGGAATGGAGATCTTTCCCGCATTGAAGCATTTCAAACTGCCTACAGTGCTGCTGGATGATCAGCTGTTTAAGAATTTTCCATTTGAATCCATTTCCCATCTCGTTTGGATCAACGGTAATGGTGTGGTGAAAGCCATTACCAGCTCGGATTATGTTACCGAAGAGAATATTCAACTGGCGTTGAAAGGAGGCGATCTGCCCTGGCCGGTAAAAAACGATGTGTTGAATTTCGAGGCGGGCAGGCCATTGCTGCATTTCGAAGCAGACAGGGTAAAACCGCCCTCTGAACTTTTCTATTCCGCACTCACTGCCCATATCGATGGAATAGATCCAATAGACCAAAACCTGGAGGATACTATTAACAATACATACACGTACATCAGGTACAATCATCCTGTTGGGTTGATCTGCGATGTGTCTTTGACCGGATTCGGATCCGGCAGGATCGATCCCAAACTCCTGGTGGTTGAGGAAGGAGATAAGAACAGGTTCATTTTCACCAAAGGAAAAGGGTACAGGAATGTCTGGCAAATGAAGAATTCTTATTGCTACACCATAAGATTGCCACTTTCAATGACGCAGGAAGAAAGAGGGGAATTCATCAAAAACGATCTTACCCGCTGGCTGGGTGTAATAGGCATCACGGCAAAAATGGAAGAGAGGGAAATTCCCTGTTATGACCTTGTAAGAACTGCGGACGGTAAACCCTTCCCATTGTCGAAAAAAGGAAAAGAAGAAAAAGCAAAAGCAGTATATCCATTCGATAGTTCCCATTTCACCAATATCCCACTGGCTTCCCTGTTTAATGTTGACTATGGCTATTTCAATGAATTCCCTCATCTCATAATGAACAAAACCGGATACTCAGACAGCACCAGGGTAGATCTCAATTTCAGTGCGGATTACCTAAGCAGTCCGGAACAATTCAAGAAAGAACTGCAGCAATATGGACTGGACCTTGTTCCCGCCACAACCAGAATGAAAGTGCATGTGATCTCAGACAAGGGGTACAGCAGAAATCTGAAACCATAACAAACTAACTGCTATGAAGAAATTTTTAGCACTGACAATTCCGGGAATGCTGCTGATGCTGACCACTGCGGCACAGTACATTTCACTATCGGTAAAAGAACAACCGATCAGCATTGTATTCCGGGAGATCGAAAAACAAACCGATTATCGCTTCGTGTATGTGATGGATGCGCTGGAAGGGGCGCAGCCTGTATCGCTTAAAACAGATAGAATGCCGATCCTGGATCTGTTGAAAAAACTGTTCGGGCCACAACCGCTTCGCTATGAAGTGTCAGGCAAAACTATTATTGTGAACAAAAGGAAAACAGAAAACGATACAAATCCTGCCGGCAGCAATGATCTGCTGGACCTGAAAGGAAAAGTGCTGAATGAAAAAGGCGATCCTGTGATTGGGGCCACCGTTGCCGTAAAAGGGTCGGAACGATCCACCGCTACTACGCTCGATGGCAGCTTCACACTGAGGGGTGTGCAAAAGAGAGCAGTGATCATTGTATCGAATATCGGGTTTGAAAGCCGCAGCATCAAACTGTCAGGCGATGCCGAGATCACGGTGGTATTGAAACTGTCGCCCACGGAAATGAAGGAAGTTGTAGTGATGAACACGGGATACCAGCAACTGCCGAAGGAGCGTGCTACCGGCTCGTTCGAGCAGATCAGTGAGAAGAAATTCAATCAGCGTTTCAGCACGGGTATACTCAATCGCCTGGAAGGTTTGAGCAGCACCATCCTGATGGACAGAAGATTCCTTTCTCCCGGTTCCTACAAACTGGAAAAAGGGAATATCAGTATACGCGGGCTCAGCACTATCACGGAAACCATCAAGTCGCCACTGATCATCGTGAATAATTTCCCCTACGAAGGCGACCTTGAAAGCATCAATCCCAATGATGTGGAAAGCATTACCGTGCTGAGGGATGCTGCCGCAGCCTCCATCTGGGGCGCGAGAGCGGGCAATGGTGTAATTGTGATCACAACAAAAAAGGGGAATTATAAACAGGCTGCGCGGGTTACCGTCAACTCCAATCTGATGGTGATGAACAAGCCGGATCTTTTTTACATGCCCTATATGTCTTCCCGGGACTTCATCGATGTGGAGAGAATGCTATTTGCTAATGGTAAATACGATAATGATATCAATCCCGGCAACCAGATGAGGCCGGCCATTAGTCCTGTTATCGAGATCCTTGCCTCACAAAAGAATGGATCGATAACGGAAGAAAGAGCCAACCAGATGATCGATAGCCTCAGCCATTTTGATGTGCGCAATGATTTCAGTAAATATGTGTACAGGTCTGCTGTGACGCAGCAATATGCAGTGAATCTGTCCGGCGGTTCACAGAATATGAAGTATGCCCTGTCTGCCGGGTTCGATAAAGAACTGCTCACCCTTATTGGTAATGATACCAGGCGGATCACGCTGAGATCGGATAATGCCTATATGCCAGCCAAAAACCTGGAGATACACCTGGCGGTGAATGTTGCATCAGCTTTGTACAATAACAATGCGATCGGTGAATTCGGAAGCGGTGCATGGAATTATTTCAATCAGTATCCTTCCAAATTGCTTTACCCTTATGCTTCACTGGCAGATGAAGAAGGACGCCCACGCAGTATCCCAAGAAATTACAGGATGAGTTATATCAATTCGCTGCAGGTGCCAGGTTTGCTGAACTGGGAGTACAAGCCTTTGGATGAGATCAGGCTGGCAGATAATGCAACAAAAAAACTGGACCTGTTACTGGAAGCAGGCATCAACTATAAGATCATCGATGGCCTGCAACTCAACGTTAACTTTCAACATCAGGTTGCCAATGTAAATATGGACAGGCATCACAGCCTCGAAACTTATTATGCAAGAAATCAGATCAATCTTTTCTCGCGGTGGGAAGGAGATAAGCTGGTGAACCGTATTCCAAGGGGGGGCATTTTTTTCCAGTCCGAGGGGCGTGTACAATCAACTGTAGGAAGAGCACAAATCAATTTTCAACGAACATTCAAAGAAAAGCATCAGCTTGTAATGCTGGCTGCCTCAGAAATAAAGGATGCCAAAGAGGAGTCCACCAGCTGGACCACATATGGGTACAACAAACAAACCTACTCTTCAGCTCTGGTGAATTATGATACCTTGTACTCTTTGTTCGATGGTTTGGAATATGGAATGGGCAGGATATTGGCCAATCAGGGCTTTACCGGATTCACCAATCGCTTCATTTCATTTCTCATGAATGCTTCCTATATATTCGATAATCGCATAACCATCACTGGCAGTGCCAGAAGGGATGCTTCCAACCTTTTTGGCGTTGAAACCAATAACCGCTGGCAACCGTTATGGTCCGTTGGAGCCAGCTGGGAATTATCGCGCGAAGGATTCTATCGTTCCGATCTGATCCCTTTTCTGAAGCTCAGGGCAACTTATGGTACCAGGGGTAATGTGAACAATCAGCTGAGCAAAATAGTTACCATCGTGCGAGAACCTGCCATGTTCAGTCCGCTGAATATTCCGTTTGCAACCATCGTTTCTCCCTCTGATCCCAGTCTTCGCTGGGAAACGGCAGCCGATCTCAACCTCGGACTGGATTTCAAATTAAAGAATAACAGGCTGACGGGAACGTTGGAATATTTTCACCGGAAAGCAATTGACCTGGTTTATCATGCGCTGGTAGACCCCTCAACCGGATTGAGCTCTGTGCAGAAGAACAGTGCCAGTCTTTCTACCAAAGGCTGGCAGGTTGAACTGGGCAGTGTTGTGCTTAACGGACCATTCCAGTGGACCTCCAGTCTGGCGTTGAATTACACTTCATCCAAAATTACAGACTACCAGATCGATGATAAAGGAAGAACAGCCAGTGGCGTGATTAGAAGTGGCGTTGGTCTTTTGATGTTGAGAGGGAAGGATCCCTATGGACTTTTCAGTTTTCCATTTGCCGGCCTGGATCCTGAGAACGGTGATCCGAGAGGATATATCGGCGATAAGATCAGTAAAGATTATTATGCCTTACTTCAACAGGCCGCAGATACTACCAGGCTGGTATATCATGGTTCCGCCATTCCCAGGTATTATGGAAATTTTCTGAATACATTTTCCTGGAAAGGATTCAGTCTGGCGGTGAATGTGCTGTATAAGCTCGGTTTTTTTGTGAGGAAAAATGGTGTGACTTATGAAACTCTTTTCGATAACGGCATCATACAACCGGAAATGGAAAAAAGATGGCGTCAGAAGGGAGATGAATTGTTCACCAATGTGCCTTCCATGATCTATCCCATTCAGGATAGTTACCGGGACCAATTCTATAATAACTCAGAAGCCAATGTGATCAGGGGCGATAATATCCGGCTGCAGTATGTGCGGCTGTCTTACCAGGTAAATAAACCGGTGTTCGGTGCAAAATTCATCCAGTCGCTCGAGCTTTCCTGCAGCGCCAATGATCTTGGTTTTATCTGGCGTGCATCCAAAGACAGATTGGACCCGGAGTTCTTCGGTAGCGAAGGGCGTTACTTGCTCCCAAAGAATTACACCGTTGGTTGCAGGATTACATTTTGATCTAATAAAATCCAGAACATGAAAAAGTGTAAATTAATTTTGGTGATGGCGGTTTGTTTCTCGCTCACTGCCTGCAATAAATTCCTCGATGAGAAAGCTGACCGGCGACAATCTGTTCCGGATAACCTGGAAGATCTTGAACTGATGCTGGACAATGCATTCGATCTGAATGCCGGCTCGGGTGTAGTGAATAGCTCCACTGATGAGTTCTACCTGAGATCGGATGATGTTGAAGGGCTGCCGCAGATCTATCGCGATCCTTATACCTGGGCGCCACAAACGGAAGCAATATTCGACTGGCAGAAATTTTACAAAGCGATATTCATTGCCAATACAGTGCTGGAACAATTGGAAAAAGTGGACAGGGCTTCTGATCCTGTAAGATGGGATTATTGTAAAGGTGCGGCGCTTTATTTCAGGGGCTATAATTTATTCCAGCTTAGTCAGCAATATGCGCCTCATTATCCCGGCAATGAAAACTCTCCGCTGGGATTACCGTTGAGGTCAAGCTCGGATTTCAACAAAGTGGTTACAAGGTCAACGCTGAAAGAAACCTATGATCAGATGATGCTGGATATACGAGCCTCCATGCCGTTGCTGCCTTCAAAGACCTATCCTCCCATCAGGCCCTCCCGATGGGCTGCTTACGCTATGCTGGCCAGACTGCACCTGCTGTTGGAGAATTACACTCAGGCATTTGATTATGCTGATTCCACTCTTGCTGTTTCAGATGATCTGATGGATTACAATACCATCGATCCCAGCCCTGAATTTCCCATCCAACGTTTCAATCCGGAAGTGATCTATCATATAATGGACGATGGAGCGCTCACAGCCGGCTACACACTGGTGCGGATCGACAGCGTATTGTACCGTTCATTTGAAGAAGGAGACCTGCGGAAGAAACTCTTTTTCATCGATAATCACGATGGCTCATTTTCTTTCAGGGGAAATTATACTTTCAGTTATTATTTGTTCCATGGGCTGGCAACAGATGAGATCTATCTTATCAAAGCCGAAGCAGCAGTGAGAACAGGAAAAGTGGACGAGGCATTGGCCAGCCTGAATACATTATTGCAACATCGCTGGGCCCCTTCTAAATTCCAGCCTGTGAACATAAGGGACCAGGATGCGCTGCTGGTGAAGATCCTCGATGAAAGGAAAAAGGAAATGATCTTCCGTGGTCAGCGTTGGAGCGATCTCCGGAGACTGAACCGGGATCCGCGTTTCCAAATTACCCTCCGCAGAGTGATTAACGGTCAGGAGTATACGCTTCCGCCAAATGATCTCCGGTATACTTTTTTGATTCCACCGCAGTCTATCAATATCAGCGGAATTCCCCAGAACCCACGCTAACATATTGCTGAAGGACGGTGCCCAATAAAAATCCCGGCTTTATGGCCGGGATTTGTTTATTCTGAAACAATGATGTTGATTACACTACTGCTTTCCTCAGCTTCACCAGTTGCTGCAGCAATGGCTCCAGCTGGTCCAGTTTCAGCATATTGGCGCCATCAGATTTGGCAACTGCAGGATTGGGATGTGTTTCAATGAACAAACCATCCGCTCCGGTAGCGATAGCGGCTTTGGCAATAGTACCGATCAGTTGGGGATTACCACCGGTAACGCCGCTGGTCTGATTCGGTTGTTGGAGGCTGTGAGTACAGTCCATCACCACTGGTGCGCCATGCTCTTTCATCCAGGGAATATTGCGATAGTCCACTATCAGGTCCTGATAACCGAAAGTATTGCCACGGTCTGTTAGGATCACTTTGTCGTTTCCGGCATTGCGGATCTTTTCGGCAGCGAACTTCATGGAAGGACCGCTGAGGAATTGTCCTTTTTTCACGTTAACGATCTTGCCGGTTTGTGCAGCTGCTTCCAGCAGATCTGTCTGACGGCAGAGGAATGCAGGGATCTGCAGCACATCGATGTATTGGGCGGCAATGGCCGCTTCTTCGTGTGCGTGGATATCTGAAGTAACAGGGAGTTTGTATTTGTCTCCTGTCTTCTTCAATAATTGCATCGCCACTTCATCACCGAGTCCGGTGAAAGAGCTTCCGCTGGTGCGGTTGGCTTTGCGGTAAGAGGCTTTGAAAATATAAGGGATGCCAAGGTTTTTGCAGATGCCTGAAACTTTATCGGCCACTTCCATCAACAACTCTTCACTTTCCACTACACAGGGGCCGGCGATCAGGAAGAAATTATTCTCGTCATACTGCTGATTGGCGAACAGGTCTTTTAGCATTTTTTCCATGGCCGCAAAGATAAGACAGATTATCCATTGGGCATAAATGAGTGGCTGACAGTCAAATGTTAAATAATTTGGCTATTTGTTGGCCAGCATCCGCTGCAGGAATTCTTCTTTTTTCCTTCTCGCCACATCCACATAATTCCCGTTTTGCATTTCTATTTGTCCACCATCGCCCTTGATGTATCTTTTCAGGTAGGTGAGATTGATCAGGTGAGAATGATGGGGCCGGAAGAACTTATCATTCGGCAATAATTCTTCAAATTCCTTCAGCGTTCTGCTGGCGGTGAGCTTTGCATGATTGGTGAAATGGATCACGGTATAATTGCTGTGCGCTTCCAGGTGAATGATATCGTCCACATTGAAAAACAACAATCCTTCCAAAGTGGGTATAGCTATTTTATTAAGTGCTGCATTGCGTTGCAGGTTATCCGCCAGTACTTCCAGCTTACGGCCGGTTTCCGGCTTCCCATGTGATTGAAGGATCTTACTGATGGTATTGCGCAGTTCTTCGATGTCTACCGGTTTGAGCAAATAATCGAAAGCTGCAAAACGGATAGCGCGGATGGCATATTGATCATAAGCAGTAGTGAAAACGAGATGGAATTTCTTCTCAGACAATTGCTGCAGCATGGCAAAGCCATCCATTCGCGGCATTTCAATATCCAGGAAAACGATCTGTGGCTGCAACTGGCTGATCAGTGCAATGCCCTGCAGGCCGTCCGCGGCTTCGCCGGTTACGGTCACTTCCGGACAATAATCCTGCAGTTTCTTTTTGAGGGCGATGCGGCCCTTCACTTCGTCGTCGATAATGATGGCAGATAGCATTTATTGAATTTTAAGTCGTACTTCAATGCGGGTGCCTGCGGGCTGATCATGTTCATGAAGGTCTGTGATCAGAACAGAGGCATCGGTTTCCTTATTGAACAATTTTACACGGTCGCGGGTCATGGCCATTCCGTAAGAAATATTTTCTTTCCGGATATTGGTCTTGGTGGCGGAGCGGCCCACACCATTGTCTTCAATCAGGTACAAAAGATAATCGTCTTTCCTGGAAACGGAGATGATTAGTCTGCCATCATTACCCGGCCTGTTGCGCAATCCATGCAGGATGGCATTCTCCACATAAGGCTGGATGATGAGTGGTGGAACTTTCAGATCGTCCTGCAAAATATCTTCCGGCACATTGAAACTGACGGTGAATTTAT
This portion of the Pseudobacter ginsenosidimutans genome encodes:
- the kdsA gene encoding 3-deoxy-8-phosphooctulonate synthase, which translates into the protein MEKMLKDLFANQQYDENNFFLIAGPCVVESEELLMEVADKVSGICKNLGIPYIFKASYRKANRTSGSSFTGLGDEVAMQLLKKTGDKYKLPVTSDIHAHEEAAIAAQYIDVLQIPAFLCRQTDLLEAAAQTGKIVNVKKGQFLSGPSMKFAAEKIRNAGNDKVILTDRGNTFGYQDLIVDYRNIPWMKEHGAPVVMDCTHSLQQPNQTSGVTGGNPQLIGTIAKAAIATGADGLFIETHPNPAVAKSDGANMLKLDQLEPLLQQLVKLRKAVV
- a CDS encoding RagB/SusD family nutrient uptake outer membrane protein, yielding MKKCKLILVMAVCFSLTACNKFLDEKADRRQSVPDNLEDLELMLDNAFDLNAGSGVVNSSTDEFYLRSDDVEGLPQIYRDPYTWAPQTEAIFDWQKFYKAIFIANTVLEQLEKVDRASDPVRWDYCKGAALYFRGYNLFQLSQQYAPHYPGNENSPLGLPLRSSSDFNKVVTRSTLKETYDQMMLDIRASMPLLPSKTYPPIRPSRWAAYAMLARLHLLLENYTQAFDYADSTLAVSDDLMDYNTIDPSPEFPIQRFNPEVIYHIMDDGALTAGYTLVRIDSVLYRSFEEGDLRKKLFFIDNHDGSFSFRGNYTFSYYLFHGLATDEIYLIKAEAAVRTGKVDEALASLNTLLQHRWAPSKFQPVNIRDQDALLVKILDERKKEMIFRGQRWSDLRRLNRDPRFQITLRRVINGQEYTLPPNDLRYTFLIPPQSINISGIPQNPR
- a CDS encoding LytR/AlgR family response regulator transcription factor encodes the protein MLSAIIIDDEVKGRIALKKKLQDYCPEVTVTGEAADGLQGIALISQLQPQIVFLDIEMPRMDGFAMLQQLSEKKFHLVFTTAYDQYAIRAIRFAAFDYLLKPVDIEELRNTISKILQSHGKPETGRKLEVLADNLQRNAALNKIAIPTLEGLLFFNVDDIIHLEAHSNYTVIHFTNHAKLTASRTLKEFEELLPNDKFFRPHHSHLINLTYLKRYIKGDGGQIEMQNGNYVDVARRKKEEFLQRMLANK
- a CDS encoding SusC/RagA family TonB-linked outer membrane protein; translation: MKKFLALTIPGMLLMLTTAAQYISLSVKEQPISIVFREIEKQTDYRFVYVMDALEGAQPVSLKTDRMPILDLLKKLFGPQPLRYEVSGKTIIVNKRKTENDTNPAGSNDLLDLKGKVLNEKGDPVIGATVAVKGSERSTATTLDGSFTLRGVQKRAVIIVSNIGFESRSIKLSGDAEITVVLKLSPTEMKEVVVMNTGYQQLPKERATGSFEQISEKKFNQRFSTGILNRLEGLSSTILMDRRFLSPGSYKLEKGNISIRGLSTITETIKSPLIIVNNFPYEGDLESINPNDVESITVLRDAAAASIWGARAGNGVIVITTKKGNYKQAARVTVNSNLMVMNKPDLFYMPYMSSRDFIDVERMLFANGKYDNDINPGNQMRPAISPVIEILASQKNGSITEERANQMIDSLSHFDVRNDFSKYVYRSAVTQQYAVNLSGGSQNMKYALSAGFDKELLTLIGNDTRRITLRSDNAYMPAKNLEIHLAVNVASALYNNNAIGEFGSGAWNYFNQYPSKLLYPYASLADEEGRPRSIPRNYRMSYINSLQVPGLLNWEYKPLDEIRLADNATKKLDLLLEAGINYKIIDGLQLNVNFQHQVANVNMDRHHSLETYYARNQINLFSRWEGDKLVNRIPRGGIFFQSEGRVQSTVGRAQINFQRTFKEKHQLVMLAASEIKDAKEESTSWTTYGYNKQTYSSALVNYDTLYSLFDGLEYGMGRILANQGFTGFTNRFISFLMNASYIFDNRITITGSARRDASNLFGVETNNRWQPLWSVGASWELSREGFYRSDLIPFLKLRATYGTRGNVNNQLSKIVTIVREPAMFSPLNIPFATIVSPSDPSLRWETAADLNLGLDFKLKNNRLTGTLEYFHRKAIDLVYHALVDPSTGLSSVQKNSASLSTKGWQVELGSVVLNGPFQWTSSLALNYTSSKITDYQIDDKGRTASGVIRSGVGLLMLRGKDPYGLFSFPFAGLDPENGDPRGYIGDKISKDYYALLQQAADTTRLVYHGSAIPRYYGNFLNTFSWKGFSLAVNVLYKLGFFVRKNGVTYETLFDNGIIQPEMEKRWRQKGDELFTNVPSMIYPIQDSYRDQFYNNSEANVIRGDNIRLQYVRLSYQVNKPVFGAKFIQSLELSCSANDLGFIWRASKDRLDPEFFGSEGRYLLPKNYTVGCRITF